A section of the Sphingomonas ginsenosidivorax genome encodes:
- a CDS encoding F0F1 ATP synthase subunit delta: METSGGIQASLGGRYALALFELARDAKAIDTVEASLAAVRDALAQSDEFRALTTSPMVSRGAAVKAVSAVADSIGIDATTKSFLGVLAENHRLEALPKIIRAFRALAARHRGEVSAEVASAHPLTDEQVIELKHQLRQRVGREVSVDLSVDPTLLGGLVVRVGSQMIDSSIKTRLNTLAQAMKG, encoded by the coding sequence TATTCAGGCGAGCTTAGGTGGGCGTTATGCGCTCGCCCTGTTCGAACTCGCGCGTGACGCGAAGGCAATCGACACGGTCGAGGCGAGCCTTGCGGCCGTGCGCGACGCGCTGGCGCAGTCGGACGAGTTCCGGGCGTTGACGACCAGCCCGATGGTGTCGCGCGGCGCGGCGGTGAAAGCCGTGTCCGCGGTCGCCGACTCGATCGGCATCGATGCGACCACGAAGAGCTTCCTCGGCGTGCTCGCCGAGAATCATCGTCTCGAAGCGCTGCCGAAGATCATCCGCGCGTTCCGGGCGCTCGCCGCCCGGCATCGCGGCGAAGTGAGCGCCGAGGTCGCCTCCGCGCATCCCCTGACCGACGAGCAGGTGATCGAGCTGAAGCATCAGCTCCGCCAGCGCGTCGGCCGCGAAGTCTCCGTCGACCTGTCGGTCGACCCTACGCTGCTGGGCGGACTCGTCGTCCGCGTCGGCAGCCAGATGATCGATAGCTCGATCAAGACCCGTTTGAACACGCTCGCGCAGGCGATGAAAGGCTGA
- the atpA gene encoding F0F1 ATP synthase subunit alpha, translated as MDIRAAEISKIIKDQIANFGTEAQVSETGQVLSVGDGIARIFGLDNVQAGEMVEFSNGVQGMALNLEADNVGVVIFGSDSEIKEGDIVKRTGTIVDVPIGKELLGRVVDGLGNPIDGKGPIVTAERSRVEVKAPGIIPRQSVSEPVQTGLKAIDALVPVGRGQRELIIGDRQTGKSAVAVDAFINQKTANAGDDESKKLYCVYVAIGQKRSTVAQLVKTLEENGAMEYSIVVAATASDPAPLQYLAPYTGVAMGEYFRDRGMHALIVYDDLSKQAVAYRQMSLLLRRPPGREAYPGDVFYLHSRLLERAAKMSDANGGGSLTALPIIETQAGDVSAYIPTNVISITDGQIFLETDLFFSGVRPAINVGLSVSRVGSAAQTKAMKKVSGSIKLELAQYREMAAFAQFGSDLDASTQKLLNRGARLTELLKQGQFSPLPFEEQTVSIFAGTSGYLDTVPVADVTRYEAALLADMRSNHADVLAMIRDTRDLGNDTKAKLVEALKAFAKTFA; from the coding sequence ATGGATATCCGCGCCGCAGAAATCTCGAAGATCATCAAGGATCAGATCGCCAATTTCGGCACCGAGGCCCAGGTCAGCGAGACCGGCCAGGTGCTGAGCGTCGGCGACGGCATCGCGCGCATCTTCGGCCTCGACAACGTCCAGGCCGGCGAGATGGTCGAATTCTCGAACGGCGTGCAGGGCATGGCGCTCAACCTCGAGGCCGATAACGTCGGCGTCGTGATCTTCGGGAGCGATTCCGAGATCAAGGAAGGCGACATCGTCAAGCGCACCGGCACGATCGTCGACGTGCCGATCGGCAAGGAGCTGTTGGGGCGCGTCGTCGACGGTCTCGGCAACCCGATCGACGGCAAGGGCCCGATCGTCACCGCCGAGCGCAGCCGCGTCGAAGTCAAGGCACCGGGCATCATCCCGCGCCAGTCGGTCAGCGAGCCGGTCCAGACCGGCCTCAAGGCGATCGACGCGCTCGTCCCCGTCGGCCGTGGCCAGCGCGAGCTGATCATCGGCGATCGCCAGACCGGCAAGTCGGCCGTCGCGGTCGATGCGTTCATCAATCAGAAGACCGCGAACGCCGGCGACGACGAGTCGAAGAAGCTGTATTGCGTCTACGTCGCGATCGGCCAGAAGCGCTCGACCGTCGCGCAGCTCGTGAAGACGCTCGAAGAGAATGGCGCGATGGAATATTCCATCGTCGTCGCCGCGACCGCGTCGGACCCGGCGCCGCTCCAGTATCTCGCACCCTATACCGGCGTCGCGATGGGCGAGTATTTCCGCGATCGCGGCATGCACGCGCTGATCGTCTATGACGATCTGTCGAAGCAGGCCGTCGCCTATCGCCAGATGTCGCTGCTGCTGCGCCGCCCGCCGGGCCGCGAGGCCTATCCGGGCGACGTGTTCTATCTCCACAGCCGCCTGCTCGAGCGTGCGGCGAAGATGTCGGACGCGAACGGCGGCGGCTCGCTGACCGCGCTGCCGATCATCGAGACGCAGGCCGGCGACGTGTCGGCCTACATTCCGACCAACGTGATCTCGATCACCGACGGCCAGATCTTCCTCGAGACCGACCTGTTCTTCTCGGGCGTGCGCCCGGCGATCAACGTCGGCCTGTCGGTCAGCCGCGTCGGCTCGGCCGCACAGACCAAGGCGATGAAGAAGGTGTCGGGCTCGATCAAGCTCGAGCTCGCGCAGTACCGCGAGATGGCGGCGTTCGCGCAGTTCGGGTCGGACCTCGACGCGTCGACGCAGAAGCTGCTCAACCGCGGCGCACGCCTGACCGAGCTGCTCAAGCAGGGCCAGTTCTCGCCGCTGCCGTTCGAGGAGCAGACCGTGTCGATCTTCGCTGGCACCAGCGGCTATCTCGACACCGTGCCGGTCGCCGACGTGACCCGCTACGAGGCGGCGCTGCTCGCCGACATGCGGTCGAACCATGCCGACGTGCTGGCGATGATCCGCGACACGCGCGACCTGGGCAACGACACCAAGGCCAAGCTGGTCGAGGCGCTCAAGGCGTTTGCAAAGACGTTTGCATAA
- a CDS encoding F0F1 ATP synthase subunit gamma produces MASLKALKIRIGSVKSTQKITKAMKMVAAAKLRRAQDAAVAGRPYAERLEAVMASLAGRVGIAPGASPLLAGTGKDQVHLIVIATSERGLAGAFNTNIVRAARRKAEELIAAGKTVKFYIAGKKGRVIRRFYPNAILADHEMGGIKKLAFSDAQEISNDLIHRFGEGQFDVAHLFFAKFVSALVQEPTGIQIVPVPLSSIPGAEGKAGAATAVTEYEPSEEAILADLLPRNVAIQIFRALLENAASEQGSRMNAMDNATRNAGDMINRLSIQYNRTRQAAITTELVEIISGAEALK; encoded by the coding sequence ATGGCATCACTTAAGGCCCTCAAGATCCGCATCGGCTCGGTGAAGTCGACGCAGAAGATCACCAAGGCGATGAAGATGGTCGCCGCCGCGAAGCTGCGCCGTGCGCAGGACGCGGCGGTCGCCGGGCGCCCCTACGCCGAGCGTCTGGAAGCGGTGATGGCGAGCCTCGCCGGCCGCGTCGGCATCGCGCCGGGCGCGTCGCCGCTGCTCGCGGGCACCGGCAAGGACCAGGTCCATCTGATCGTCATCGCGACGTCGGAGCGCGGCCTCGCCGGTGCGTTCAACACCAACATCGTGCGCGCCGCACGCCGCAAGGCCGAGGAACTGATCGCGGCCGGCAAGACCGTGAAGTTCTACATCGCCGGCAAGAAGGGCCGCGTGATCCGCCGCTTCTACCCGAACGCGATCCTCGCCGATCACGAGATGGGCGGGATCAAGAAGCTCGCGTTCAGCGACGCGCAGGAAATCTCCAACGACCTGATCCACCGCTTCGGCGAGGGCCAGTTCGACGTCGCGCACCTGTTCTTCGCGAAGTTCGTCTCCGCGCTGGTGCAGGAGCCGACCGGCATCCAGATCGTGCCGGTGCCGCTGTCGTCGATCCCCGGCGCCGAGGGCAAGGCCGGAGCCGCGACCGCGGTAACCGAATATGAGCCGAGCGAAGAGGCGATCCTCGCCGACCTGCTGCCACGCAACGTCGCGATCCAGATCTTCCGCGCGCTGCTCGAAAACGCCGCGTCGGAGCAGGGCTCGCGCATGAACGCGATGGACAACGCCACGCGCAACGCCGGCGACATGATCAACCGTCTGTCGATCCAGTATAACCGCACGCGCCAGGCCGCGATCACGACCGAGCTGGTCGAGATCATCTCGGGGGCCGAAGCGCTGAAATGA